Within the Natranaerovirga pectinivora genome, the region TGATGTGTCTCTAATTAACTTCGCTGGTACATCTAAAGTAACTGGTTGATTATTAACATGGGCTATATTGCTATTTATTTTTAATCTTATTTCTTTGTCTTCATATGTAATAAGTACTTCTTGTGTATCATTAATCCAATCTACTTTAGCCCCCATACTCTCTGATTCAAAAACTTCTCTAGCTGGCACCAATGTCCTACTGTCAACAATGATACCTGGCATATCTCCAGTTTGTACTTCTTTATCATTTATGACAACTCTAACGACTCTACTATTGTATCTATGAACTTGTCCATTATACTCTATGAACATACCTGTGTTTGCAAATACTTCTGTTGGTATATATTGAATAAACAACAGTATAGCCAACATAAACCCTAATATTCTTTTAAAATTCATTCCCTCACCTCTCTAAGATTCTATAAAAAGTAACAACATCTGTATGTAAAAGTACACTATAACCAATACTCATATACGAATTATATCAAATATTGCAGATTTATTAAAGACTGCTATTGATTATGTAACACAAACGTAAAATGTTGTGTTTTTTTTAATATTTTGCTTATGAAATTAATTTTATGTAAACCTTTTTAAATGCTAATTACTATCAACTATCCTAACTCAATACTGTAAATTTCCTTACAATAATTAAAAAAGTGCTCTAACAAATTTTTTTGTGAGCACTTTTTACATATGATTTTCTTTATATAAAAGCTTTTTTCATATATGTGATTAACAGATTTACTGCAATTCCTATTGCAACACCCGTTATGGTACTAATAATCACTAACAATGGTAAGTAATAAATTATATTTATGTTTTCTATAATAATACCAGCTACAATAATTTGACCTATACTATGAGTAATGGCACCTATAACGCTTATAATTATGATACTAAAAACTTTATTCATGGTTTTTACCAATAAAGCCATTACTAAAAAACTTAAGATACCTCCTGCAAAACTCATAAACAAACTAATCCCTGTACC harbors:
- a CDS encoding Gx transporter family protein; the protein is MIYQTRFNGMSKVQKMVFMSMLISAALVLSYFERMLIGNIFPIQGAKLGLANIITLVSIVFLRFPEAFTVVILRIILGSFFIGTGISLFMSFAGGILSFLVMALLVKTMNKVFSIIIISVIGAITHSIGQIIVAGIIIENINIIYYLPLLVIISTITGVAIGIAVNLLITYMKKAFI